A window of Pirellulales bacterium genomic DNA:
CGAAGCCAGATCAAGAATCCTGATTGAGTTCGCCCGTGATCCCGCGCGGCGATGCGCTGGCTAAGAGGGCGGCCAGGACCATGGCCCCGCGTATCTCTTGCTCCGGCTGCCCACGGTCGGGGATAATGCGGCGATGCAAACCGAGCCGCCCAATGCTGACCCGCCAACAAGTCCGCGCCGTTAGGGTCGCTCTCGATACTCTGCCTTTACTGGCTGCCACCTTAAGCCGATCGCCAGCAATCCGGCTCCCCCGATCGCCAGCAATATGACGGACGTCGGTTCCGGAACCACCGTGCCGTTGAGCGAGAAGGCCATATTGAACGTGGGCGGAGTCGTGCCGCCGACGATGTCGGTGCCGATGCGGAGCCAGTCGGGGTCGAGATTAGTGTTGCGGATCCAGGCTTGCAGGTCCGGAGTGAACGCACCGACTCCGGAGTACGGTCGGTTGGCCGAGAGCCAGTAAAACTGGCCGCTGGTTAGGCCGACTTCCGGCTTGAAAAAGTAATGATCGGGCGGCAGCGTGATGCCGCCGGGGAACGTAAGCGTGAAATTCACTCTCTCCCCGGTGACTGGCCCCTCGCCGCCAGTGGTTTGATTGGGGCTGGGATTAATGCCATTGAGTACCGAATTGTTGGCGACGAAATTCCCC
This region includes:
- a CDS encoding PEP-CTERM sorting domain-containing protein (PEP-CTERM proteins occur, often in large numbers, in the proteomes of bacteria that also encode an exosortase, a predicted intramembrane cysteine proteinase. The presence of a PEP-CTERM domain at a protein's C-terminus predicts cleavage within the sorting domain, followed by covalent anchoring to some some component of the (usually Gram-negative) cell surface. Many PEP-CTERM proteins exhibit an unusual sequence composition that includes large numbers of potential glycosylation sites. Expression of one such protein has been shown restore the ability of a bacterium to form floc, a type of biofilm.), with product MLASANIACATVIYNNDDPNNFMAAVTRPATAANGNVEIEAADDFVLTQPTRIDGATFTGLLPSGAALSSINDVAVEIYRVFPKDSGVFDNRVPTRTNSPSDNALSGRDSANAGELTFTSSILPGGNFVANNSVLNGINPSPNQTTGGEGPVTGERVNFTLTFPGGITLPPDHYFFKPEVGLTSGQFYWLSANRPYSGVGAFTPDLQAWIRNTNLDPDWLRIGTDIVGGTTPPTFNMAFSLNGTVVPEPTSVILLAIGGAGLLAIGLRWQPVKAEYRERP